One Caretta caretta isolate rCarCar2 chromosome 6, rCarCar1.hap1, whole genome shotgun sequence genomic region harbors:
- the LOC125637882 gene encoding membrane-spanning 4-domains subfamily A member 15 isoform X1, translating to MEISLSYICIFAIMAAPGSTANGVLVFMPPNSAGVIHQGQGGSSAISQTPGMVQCGPQQFTVMNPGNQPLGSTYPRCPAEQIAQLRNVGMMEIFLKAQPKTLGAIQILIGLIHIGFGGVSTIFIKYIAVSGIVGYPFCEGIFFIISGSLSVVAENRGNICLVKSSQGMNNTSAIFSSIGIILFLTELILNTSHDHKDEEYRWLSAGKGITGMLLLLSILEFSIAVSTSYFASQAIRYTPNTAIAFRPCAANENVGVPSTPVPPPPPYTNEAYDPKEET from the exons atGGAGATCAGCTTGTCCTACATCTG CATCTTCGCCATCATGGCAGCACCAGGAAGCACGGCCAATGGGGTGCTTGTGTTCATGCCCCCAAACAGCGCTGGTGTCATCCACCAAGGCCAGGGGGGATCTAGTGCCATTTCCCAGACTCCTGGGATGGTGCAATGTGGGCCTCAGCAGTTCACAGTCATGAACCCTGGGAACCAACCTCTTGGGTCAACGTACCCCAGGTGTCCCGCTGAACAGATCGCACAGCTAAGAAACGTAGGGATGATGGAGATATTCCTCAAAGCACAGCCCAAGACCCTAGGG GCCATCCAGATCTTGATTGGGCTGATACACATCGGCTTTGGAGGTGTCTCTACAATTTTCATTAAATACATTGCTGTCTCTGGCATCGTGGGGTACCCGTTCTGCGAAGGAATTTTT TTCATCATTTCTGGATCCCTCTCGGTTGTAGCTGAGAATCGTGGCAACATCTGTCTG GTGAAAAGCAGCCAGGGAATGAACAACACTAGTGCCATCTTCTCATCCATTGGGATAATTCTCTTCCTAACGGAGCTGATTTTGAATACGTCACATGACCACAAGGATGAGGAATATCGTTGGTTG AGTGCTGGAAAGGGGATCACGGGCATGCTGCTCTTGTTGTCCATCCTGGAGTTCTCCATTGCTGTCTCAACCTCATACTTTGCATCCCAAGCCATCCGCTATACCCCCAACACC GCCATTGCGTTCAGGCCATGTGCTGCCAATGAAAACGTTGGGGTTCCCTCCACACCagtgccccctccaccaccttaCACCAATGAGGCTTATGACCCCAAAGAAGAGACCTAA
- the LOC125637882 gene encoding membrane-spanning 4-domains subfamily A member 8 isoform X3: MEISLSYICIFAIMAAPGSTANGVLVFMPPNSAGVIHQGQGGSSAISQTPGMVQCGPQQFTVMNPGNQPLGSTYPRCPAEQIAQLRNVGMMEIFLKAQPKTLGAIQILIGLIHIGFGGVSTIFIKYIAVSGIVGYPFCEGIFFIISGSLSVVAENRGNICLVKSSQGMNNTSAIFSSIGIILFLTELILNTSHDHKDEEYRWLAIAFRPCAANENVGVPSTPVPPPPPYTNEAYDPKEET, encoded by the exons atGGAGATCAGCTTGTCCTACATCTG CATCTTCGCCATCATGGCAGCACCAGGAAGCACGGCCAATGGGGTGCTTGTGTTCATGCCCCCAAACAGCGCTGGTGTCATCCACCAAGGCCAGGGGGGATCTAGTGCCATTTCCCAGACTCCTGGGATGGTGCAATGTGGGCCTCAGCAGTTCACAGTCATGAACCCTGGGAACCAACCTCTTGGGTCAACGTACCCCAGGTGTCCCGCTGAACAGATCGCACAGCTAAGAAACGTAGGGATGATGGAGATATTCCTCAAAGCACAGCCCAAGACCCTAGGG GCCATCCAGATCTTGATTGGGCTGATACACATCGGCTTTGGAGGTGTCTCTACAATTTTCATTAAATACATTGCTGTCTCTGGCATCGTGGGGTACCCGTTCTGCGAAGGAATTTTT TTCATCATTTCTGGATCCCTCTCGGTTGTAGCTGAGAATCGTGGCAACATCTGTCTG GTGAAAAGCAGCCAGGGAATGAACAACACTAGTGCCATCTTCTCATCCATTGGGATAATTCTCTTCCTAACGGAGCTGATTTTGAATACGTCACATGACCACAAGGATGAGGAATATCGTTGGTTG GCCATTGCGTTCAGGCCATGTGCTGCCAATGAAAACGTTGGGGTTCCCTCCACACCagtgccccctccaccaccttaCACCAATGAGGCTTATGACCCCAAAGAAGAGACCTAA
- the LOC125637882 gene encoding membrane-spanning 4-domains subfamily A member 15 isoform X2: MAAPGSTANGVLVFMPPNSAGVIHQGQGGSSAISQTPGMVQCGPQQFTVMNPGNQPLGSTYPRCPAEQIAQLRNVGMMEIFLKAQPKTLGAIQILIGLIHIGFGGVSTIFIKYIAVSGIVGYPFCEGIFFIISGSLSVVAENRGNICLVKSSQGMNNTSAIFSSIGIILFLTELILNTSHDHKDEEYRWLSAGKGITGMLLLLSILEFSIAVSTSYFASQAIRYTPNTAIAFRPCAANENVGVPSTPVPPPPPYTNEAYDPKEET; the protein is encoded by the exons ATGGCAGCACCAGGAAGCACGGCCAATGGGGTGCTTGTGTTCATGCCCCCAAACAGCGCTGGTGTCATCCACCAAGGCCAGGGGGGATCTAGTGCCATTTCCCAGACTCCTGGGATGGTGCAATGTGGGCCTCAGCAGTTCACAGTCATGAACCCTGGGAACCAACCTCTTGGGTCAACGTACCCCAGGTGTCCCGCTGAACAGATCGCACAGCTAAGAAACGTAGGGATGATGGAGATATTCCTCAAAGCACAGCCCAAGACCCTAGGG GCCATCCAGATCTTGATTGGGCTGATACACATCGGCTTTGGAGGTGTCTCTACAATTTTCATTAAATACATTGCTGTCTCTGGCATCGTGGGGTACCCGTTCTGCGAAGGAATTTTT TTCATCATTTCTGGATCCCTCTCGGTTGTAGCTGAGAATCGTGGCAACATCTGTCTG GTGAAAAGCAGCCAGGGAATGAACAACACTAGTGCCATCTTCTCATCCATTGGGATAATTCTCTTCCTAACGGAGCTGATTTTGAATACGTCACATGACCACAAGGATGAGGAATATCGTTGGTTG AGTGCTGGAAAGGGGATCACGGGCATGCTGCTCTTGTTGTCCATCCTGGAGTTCTCCATTGCTGTCTCAACCTCATACTTTGCATCCCAAGCCATCCGCTATACCCCCAACACC GCCATTGCGTTCAGGCCATGTGCTGCCAATGAAAACGTTGGGGTTCCCTCCACACCagtgccccctccaccaccttaCACCAATGAGGCTTATGACCCCAAAGAAGAGACCTAA